Proteins from a genomic interval of Zingiber officinale cultivar Zhangliang chromosome 1B, Zo_v1.1, whole genome shotgun sequence:
- the LOC122016283 gene encoding auxin-responsive protein SAUR76-like, whose protein sequence is MAGKLHRIKSMLKRWHSSSRLIAADDGSTQRHGSTPAVLHPVYVGKSRRRYLISSPLVEHRLFQVLARRSAADPGAAVVVGCEVVLFEHLLWMLENGDPPPESIDELVELYAC, encoded by the coding sequence ATGGCCGGAAAGCTCCACAGGATCAAGTCCATGCTCAAGCGGTGGCACTCCAGCAGCCGCCTCATCGCGGCCGACGACGGCAGTACCCAACGTCACGGCAGCACCCCCGCCGTTCTCCACCCCGTCTACGTCGGCAAGTCCCGCAGACGGTACCTCATCAGCAGCCCCCTTGTCGAGCACCGCCTCTTCCAAGTCCTCGCCCGTCGCTCCGCCGCCGACCCTGGCGCCGCCGTCGTCGTAGGCTGCGAGGTGGTGCTGTTCGAGCACCTCCTTTGGATGCTCGAGAACGGCGACCCCCCGCCGGAGTCCATCGACGAGCTCGTCGAACTGTATGCCTGCTGA
- the LOC122016366 gene encoding transcription factor ILI3-like → MSSQRGRITDKEINELVSSLQSLLPESRRRSTSRASSSKLLKETCSYIRSLQREVDDLSGRLAELMSTMDSDSPQAEIIRSIFRS, encoded by the exons ATGTCGAGCCAGAGAGGAAGGATTACCGACAAGGAAATCAACGAGCTCGTCTCCTCGCTGCAGTCTCTTCTCCCGGAGTCTCGCCGCAGGAGCACGAGTAGG GCATCATCATCCAAGTTGCTGAAGGAGACGTGCAGCTACATCAGGAGCTTGCAACGGGAGGTGGACGACCTCAGCGGCCGGCTCGCCGAGTTGATGTCGACGATGGACTCCGACAGCCCTCAAGCTGAGATCATTAGGAGCATCTTCCGGTCCTAA